The DNA window ACTGTGGACTTATCGGGGAGCAGGGCGTCGAGCGCTTCGAGGTCGCTTTCCCTGCCGGTGAACCTGGCGTTGTCGTGCGGTAGCTGGTGCGGCCCCGTCCCGGTCTCCCCCTTCGGCGGCGAAGGCTGCGAGACCGTGCCGTCGACGAGTACCGCGTGGTGGAGCCGCTGCAGCTCGTCACCGGGGTCGATCCCGAGCTCGTCACCGAGCAGCGCACGCACCCGCTGGTAGGCGGCGAGCGCGTCGGCGCGGCGCCCGGACCGGTGCAGCGCGGTGATCAGCCGGAACCACAGCGACTCGCGCAACGGGTAGGTGTTCGTCAGGTCCCACAGCTCGGCGACGAGCGCGCCGGAGCGGCCCTGCGCCAGTTCGAGGTCGACCCGGCGCTCGGTCGCGGTGAACCACTCTTCGGTCAGCTTCGGGACCACGTCGCGGTCGATCCAGGTGGAGTCCACGCCGGTGAACGGCTGCCCGCGCCAGAGCCCGAGCGCTTCGCGCAGCAGCGCGAGCTCCTCGTCGACGGACGAGGCCTTGCGCGCGCGGTCGAGCGCGTCGCGGAACCGGAACAGGTCGACGGCGCCGGTGGGCAGGTCGATCCGGTAGCCGATGCCCGAGCAGGTCAGGATCCGCTCGTTGCCCAGCAGCCTGCGCAGGCGGGAGACGTAGGTGGCCAGCGTGCCCCTGGCGTCGGCGGGCAGCTGCTCGGTCCACAGCCGTTCGGCCAGCGCGTCGATCCGCATCGGCCTGCCACCCGACATCAGGAAGGCGGCCAGCAGCACCCGCAGGTGACCCGACGGCACCGACACCGGGCCGTCGGGTGCGGTGACCTCCCACGGCCCGAGAACCCGGAAGTCCATCTCCTGGTCCACCAGTGCTCAGCCCTCGCTCGCCACCGTCGGTGACCTTCGCGTCATTCCCGCACTCCCGCCGTGCCCGTTCACCGCGCGCCTGGTCCGGATCGGCCAGGGCCTCCTCGCCCGCGGTTCGCGAGCGGGTACCCGGTCAGCGTAACCGGATGACAGGCCGTAGGTGAACAGTTAGCGAGAGAGGCCCGCGACCGTGCCCGAACCGACCCGATCGGGACTCGGCCGTGACATTGAGTGAGCGCCCGCTCAGTCGGGATCAGAGGCTGGTGAACGCGAGCTTCACCCCCAGCGCCACGAACGCGCCCGCGAAGGTGCGCCGCATCCACCTGAGCACCGACGGCCGCGAGAGCACCTTGTCCCGCACCGCGGCGGCGACCAGCCCGTAGCCCGCGAACACCACGAACGTCAGCGCCATGAACACCGCGCCGAGTTCGAGCATGCGCGCGACCGGCGCCGGGTCCGCCGCGGCGACGAACTGCGGCAGGAACGCCAGGAAGAAGATCGACAGCTTGGGGTTGAGGATGTTCACCAGCACGGCGGTGCCCGCGATCCGGACCGGCGACGGCGGGCTTGCCGCCTCGTCGACCTGCAGCGCGCCGCGTTCGGTGAGCGTGCCCCACGCGACGTAGAGCAGGTAGGCCACCCCGGCGTACTTGAGGACGTCGAACACCACGGGGCTGGTGTGCAGCAGCGCGGCGAGGCCGAGCACGGTGGCGGCCAGGTGCGGGACGATCCCGATCGTGCAGCCGAGCGCCGCCACGACGCTCGCGCGCCAGCCACGGGACAGCCCGGCAGCGAGGGTGTAGAGGACCCCGGTACCGGGCGACACCGTGACGATCAGCGCGGTCACCAGGAACTCGATGCTCATGAACGCACTCCGTCAAAGTCGAAGCCGAAGTCGAACCGCCGCGCGTCCGGCGCGATGCGCATCGATTGTCCACAGTGGACACCGAGGCCGTCGGCCAGCTCGCGTGCCAGCGCGCCGAGATCCTCGGACGCGGTGTCGTGCAAGGCTTCCGCGACGACGAGCACCCGATCGGTCCGGTCCGTGACGACCGAACGCGCGCTCTGCCGGAACGCCCAGCGCCGGGAGTGCGCGTGGCCGTCTTCGTCGACGTAGACGATTTCGCCCGGCGCCGGGTGTTCCGCGGTGCCCTGGAAGGTCTCGTACTTCTCGGTGCCGTGCGCGGGCCGGATCGCCAGCCCGCCCGCGATCCGGTCGACGTCGAGCGCGGCGACCGGGATCGCGAACCGCATCGAGACGAAGTTCAGGTAGTCGACGAGCGGGTGTCGCGCGGGCATCCCGCCGTGCTTGCGGTACCGGCGGAGCAGGGCCTCGGACGCGCACCGGTACTGGGTCGGTTTGAGGCCCATCTTCGCGAAGGCGTCGCGCCACGCGGCGATCTCGGACATCTCGGACTCGGCGCGCTCGGCGACCCTGGCGTCGACACCGGGGCGCAACGCTTCCTGGCGCGCTGTCGTGTCACCGAGGCCGAGCACGTCGTCGACGACCACGGCCACCGCGCGCAGCCCCGGGTGGGCGGCCCAGACCGCGTCGTCGTGCCGCAGGAAAAAGGGAGCCATACCGCCCACCTTCCTGCCACACTGGTCCGATGAACAGGTCCAACGGTGACACGGTTCAAAGGTCCATAACTCCGGGCTCGGACTTCCTCCAGCTCGACGTGCGGCAGGCGCCCGCGGGCGGCCTGTCCGACTGGCTGGCCGGGCGGCTGCGGCTCGCGGTCTCCGACGGCAGGCTCCCGGTCGGCAGCAGGCTCCCGGCCACCCGCACCCTCGCCGCCGAGCTGGACGTGTCGCGCGGTGTCGTCACCGAGGCGTACCGGCGCCTGATCGAAGACGGGCACGCGGCAGGGCGCGGGCGGGGCGGCACCGTCGTCGTGGCCGCCCCGGTGGCGACCACCGCCGAGCCCGGCGCGGCGGCCGCGCGGCGCGACGGCACGCCCTCGGTCTTCCCCGCCGATCCCGGGATCGAGGTGTTCGACACGCTGCGCGCGGCACCGGCGAGGATCGACCTCTCCCCCGGTGTCCCCGATCTGGGCGCGTTCCCGCGCACGTCGTGGCTGCGGGCGGAACGCGCCGTGCTGAACGAGCTTTCGGCCGCCCACTTCGGCTACGGCGATCCCCGCGGCGCGCCGGCGCTCCGGCTGGCGATCGCCACCTGGCTCGCCCGCAACCGCGGCATCAGGGCCGATCCCGACGAGGTGATCGTGACCGCGGGGGTCTCGCAGGCGCTCGGGCTGTTCGCGCAGGTGCTGCGCGCCGACGGGCGCACCGCGATGGCGGTGGAGGACCCCAGCTCGCTCGGCGCGCGCCAGCACCTCGCGCACTGGGGGCTGGAAACCCCGCCCGTTCCGGTCGACGACGGCGGCCTCGTCGTGGACGCCCTGCGGGCGAACGGGGCGTCCGCCGTCCTGCTCACCCCCGCGCACCAGTTCCCCACCGGTGCCGTGCTCGACGGCGAGCGGCGGCGCGAGCTCATGCGCTGGGCGGCCGAGGGCGGGATGGTGGTCGAGGACGACTACGATGCCGAACACCGCTACGACCGGCCGCCGGTGCCCGCACTGCGGGAAATGCTCCCCGAACAGGTCTGCTACGCGGGCAGCGTGTCGAAGTGGCTCGCACCGGCGCTGCGCGTCGGCTGGGTGCTCGCGCCCACGCGGTACCACGACGCGATCGTCGCCGCGAAGCGCTACGCCGATCTCGGCAACCCCGTGCTGGCGCAACTGGTGCTGGCGAGGCTGATGGACTCCGGCGAGATGGAGCGGCAGCTGCGGTTCGCGCGCAGGCGGAACCGGCGCCGCCGCGACGCGATGATCGAAGCGATCGGCGCGTTCCTTCCCGGCGCGACCGTGCACGGCGCCGCGGCCGGCCTGCATCTGATGGTCACCTTCGACACCGATCTGTCCGATGTGGACCTCGCGGCGCGGGCGCTGGCGCGCGGGGTCAAGGCGCAGCCGCTGTCCTGGCACGCCCAGCTGCCCTCTAAACCGGGACTGGTGCTCGGATACGCGGCGCGGACGCCGACCGAGATCGGCGACGGGATCGCCGCGCTCGGCCGCGTCGTGGCGGAAGCCTGACGCTCAGATCGCGGTGTCGTCGCGTTCGTCCCGTGCCCGCAACAGGTCTTCGCGAGCGCGCGAAACCCGGGACCGCACGGTGCCGACCGGGCACCCCGAAACCTCGGCCGCCTCGGCGTAGGAAAGCCCGAGGAACTGCGTGAGCACGAGCGCCTCGCGCCGGTCGTCGTCGAGCGTGTCCAGCAGGGCGCCCAGTTCGATCATGTCCTCGAACCCCGCGGTGCCGCGATCGCGCGCCGCCATGCCCTCGGCCGCGCTCTCCCAGTCGGCGTCGGCGACCTTCGGCCGCGACGAGGCGGCCCGGATCTGGTCGACCACGACGCGGCGCGCGATGGACAGCAGCCAGGTCCGCGACGACGACCGCCCGGCGAAGCGCGACAGCGATCCGAACGCGCGGAGGTAGGTCTCCTGGGTGAGGTCGTCGGCGAGTGCCGGGTTCGTGCGGTGGGCGAGGAAGCGCCACACGTCCGCCTGGGTCGCGCGCACCCAGGCCTCCAGCGCCGGGCGGTCGCCGCGGGCGGCGGCCAGCGCGAGGTCGGTGGTCCGCTCGTCGGTCAGCCGGTCGTGGGGCACGCACCCGACGGTAGTACATCGCGGTGCCGGGAACCGCCGGGCCCGCCGGTCCGACTACCTGATGGTGAGCTGTGAACTCTTCCGCGAAGCGCTGTCGGCCAGGATCGACGGCGAATCAGGACCGCTGCCCGCGGAGAAGGTGGACCAGCACCTCGACGCCTGCGCAGCGTGCCGCCGCTGGTACGACGACAGCGTGGCGCTCCGGCGTTCGATGCTGCTGCGCGCCGCGCCCGCGGTGCCCGATCTGACCGCGGTGATCCTGGAGAACTCGCCGCCACCACCCCGCGAGAAGTGGGGCCTGCGGATGGCGCTCGGGCTGGTCGCGCTCGTCCAGTGCGCGCTCGCCTTCGCCCAGCTCCTGGGCATGAGCACCGGCGCGCACGGCGGGCACCTCGGCGTGCTGGACGGCCACCTGATCAACGAGGGCGCGGCCTGGAACCTCGCGGTCGGCATCGGCCTGCTGTGGGCGGCGCTGCGCACCAAGGCGGCGGGCGGGCAGCTCCCGCTCATCGGCGGCTTCGTGCTGGTGCTCACGGTCATCTCGGTGGTCGACGTGGTCGGCGACCGGGTCACCCCGGAACGGCTGGCCTCGCACGGGTTCGTCGTGCTCGGGCTGGTGCTGCTCGTCGCGGTGCACCGGGCGCACCGCGCGGACCCTTCGCCCGGCCCCGTCCTCGCCGACGCCGAGCACACCGGGGAACCCACCGTCACCACGCACGGGGCGCTGGCGCTGCTGGACACCGCCGAAGCCGCCGAGCCGGACCGCCGGTCGCGGCGCCGCCCGGCGGGGCGGCACCGCGCCGCTTGAGCGTTCACGGACGCCAGTACCGCGCCTCGGGGTAGCGGGCCGACGGGCCGTCGAACAGCGGTTCCGGGCACCCGCGCAGGTGGCGGTCGGCGAAGGCGCCGACGTAGGCGCGCATGAGTTCGACGCCCCGCGCGCCGGGCAGCGCCTCGTTCGGGTCGCCGTCGAGCTGGTCGGCGAGCAGGACGGCGTCGCTGAACGAATAGTGCTGCGCGCCGTCGAAGGTGAGCCAGCGCTTCCAGCCCGTGGACGCCGACCACGCCCGGTCCCAGAACGGTGACCCCGGCGCGTTTTCCGGGGCGCCCAGCATCAGGTACGGGCGATCCGTGCCCACCGCCGAAACCCCGGAGATCCCGTCCATGGTCACCCCGGCGGCGATCCTCGGGTCCGCGCGCATCGCGGGGACCACGGTGTTGCCGCCCGCCGAATGCCCGGCCAGCGCGATCCGCCCGGCGTCGATGAGCTTTCCGCCGCCCCACACCGGGCGCGGGCCGGTGAGCCGGTCGAGGACGAACGAGACGTCGGCGGCGCGACCGGCCGAGATCCGGTCCGGATCGGGGTGCGCGCAGGCGTCGCAGCCGGTGGTGCGCCCGTCCGGGAACGTGGTGGCGACGGCCTCGTGGTCGTGCCCGATCCCGGCCACCACGTAGCCCCGGCTCGCGAGTTCCTCCGCGAGCGAGGACAGGGTCGCCCGCGGCATCCTGAACCCCGGCGAGAGGACGACGAGCGGCGCGCGCCAGCCGAGCGGCCTGGCGTCCACCAGGGAGTTCGTGCGGACGTGCGTGAGCACGTCCGGCGGCGTGACACCGAACTCGGCGGTCAGCGCGGCCGATTCGGCCCGGCTCAGGTACGGCGCCGCCGTCCCGGTGCGTTCGCGCGCCGGGTACCACATCGTCACCATCAGGTGCCGCCGTTCGCCCGGCACCCACGGATCCGCGCGGGCGTCGTCGCGCAGTGCGAAGGAAGTGGTGCCAACGGGCAGCAACCCGGTCGGGCGCGGCAGTGCGAGACGCACGGTGTCCCGCGCCGCTTCGACGGGGAGCGCGGGGGCCGTGGCCATCACGGCGAGCGCGAGGGCGGGCACCGCGAAGAGTGTTCTCATGCCGCCAGCGTGACCCGGCGCGCGCGACGGCGACATCCGGTAACGACCCTGAACCGTCCCTGAACCCCGGTCAGCCCACGGGACTACCGCCGTCCGTCCACTGTGGAACGCGGTAGGATTCCGCGATGCGCAGCGATGTCGTGCGGACCCGCCTCGGGCCGATCGAGTGCGCCCGCGAAGGTGACGGGCTTCCCGTGCTGGTCCTGCACGGCACTCCCGGCGGTGTGGACGCCGCCGGGCTGATGGCGGGGTTCCTGCCCCGTCCGGAGTTTTCGCCGATCCTGGTGTCCAGGCCGGGCTACCTCGGCACCGAACTCGGCGCGCGGCGCACGGTCGACGAGCAGGCCGATCTGCTCGTCGCGCTGCTCGACGAGCTCGGCATCGACCGCGCCGCGCTCCTTTCCTGGTCGGGCGGCGGTCCGGTCGGCTACCGGATCGCGGCGCGCCACCCCGGCCGCGTGCGGGCGCTCGTGGCCTTCGCCGCGCTCAGCAAGGGCTTCGCCGAACCTCCCGCGCCGCTGCTCGACCGGGTGCTGTTCGGCACCGGCGTGGGTCAGTGGCTGCTCCGCACGGCGGGCGCCCTGCTGCCAAGGGCCTACGTCACCGGCGCGCTGGACAACGAGGGAAACCTCTCCCGCGACCAGCTGCGCGCGCAGGCGAACGCGGTCCTCGCCGACCCGGCCCAGCGCGCCTTCCTGCTCTCCCTCATCCCGACGACCGCGCGGACCGGAGCCCGGAAAGCGGGCTGTGACAACGACTTCGAGCAGTTCGCGGCCTTCGATCCGCACGACCTCGGCTCGATCGCGGCGCCCACGCTCATCGTGCACGGCGACGCCGACACCGATGTCCCGCCGGACCACGGTGCCCACGCGGCGGCCGCGATCCCCGGCGCGCGGCTGCGCACCGTCGAGGCAGGCACCCACCTGTGCCTCTACGCCCACCCCGAAGCGGAAACCGTCCAACGCGAAGTCACCGATTTCCTGCGAACCTCCTGACTCCACGCGGATTTCAGCGGGGCGCTGATGTCCTTGAAAGCATCGGTTATGGCGGGTGCACGTGTGCCGCGAAATCGGTGGCAGGGCGGCTCCGCTTACTCCCCGAAGGCCACCCTCGGGGACTCTAGCGCCACTTTCCCGGCCCTCGCGGGCGCGCGGGCGGGGCTGCTGATGCCCCGAAGGTGGCCTTCGGGGCGCTCAAGTCCCCGAAAGCCACCTTCGGGGCACCCTGCGGATCCCCGCCGGGGCGGCAGAAGCCCTTACCAGAGCGAAGTTCGCGGCGCGGGAACCGCTGAGGGCCACCCCTTGACATCTATAGGAGCATCCTTCGGGGCACCGGCCAGGCCGCCTACGCCGCGTCGGCGAGTGCGGTGAAGTAGCGCCGCAGCACCAGATCGGCCACGCGCGGATGCGCGCCGAGCGGGTCCGCGACGACGTCGGCGCCCGAGTCCTGGACCCGGCGCTGGAACAGTCCCGGTGCCAGCAGCCAGGACGCCACCGCGACCCGGCCGCCCGCTTCCCGCGCCACCTCCGCCACTTCAGCCACCGTCGGGCTCGCGGTGGCCGCGTACCCGATCCGCACCGGGGTCTCCAGCCTCGCCGCCATCGCCCGCGCGGCGCGGCGGACGTCGGCCAGCGCGCGGTCGTCGCTCGATCCCGCCGCGGCCAGCAGCACGGTGTCGCCCTGGCGGTACCCGGCGGCCCGCAGCCGGAGGCACGCCACGTCGAGCAGTTCGGCGGCGGGGCCGAGGGGGGCGGCCACGGTCACCGCGGGATGCCCGCTCGCCGCGACCTGCGCCGGGATGTCGGCGCGCACGTGGTAACCCGCCGCGAGGAACGCGGGCACCACCACCGCGGGACGGCCGCCGAGCGAGTCCAGAACGGTGGTCACGTCCGGCTCGCGGACGTCGGCGTAGGCCACCCGCACCGGGACCCCGCGCGAGCGCACCAGTCCGGCCAGTTCCGCCACGACCACCGCACCCGCCGGGTCCCTGGTGCCGTGCGCGGCGAGCACGATCACGAGCCTTCCTCCTTCACCGCGAGCCGGTAACCGCGCTTCACCACGGTCTGCACGAGCCGTCCTTCCCCGAGCGAGGTGCGGAGCCTGCCGATCGCGGTCTCCACCGCGTGTTCCTCGCCGCCGCCGGGAAGCGCCATCGTCAGCTCGCGCCGCGACACCACGTGGCCGGGCTTCACCGCGAGCGCGCGCAGCACGGCCATCGGCGCGGGCGCGACCTCCCGCAGTTCACCGTCCACGAGCGCGGCTTGCCCGCGCAGTTCGAGCGTCCGGCCCGCCGCGTACAACCGCGGCGACCGGTCCATCAGCGCCTGCGAGACCGTCCTGGCGAGCGCGCCGATGCGCGAGCGGTCCGGCTGCACGGTCGGGATGCCCAGCGCCGCGAGGGGTCCGGCGGTGATCGGGCCGACGCACGCGACGAGCACCCGGTGGGTCAGCGCGTCGACGAGCGCGGGCAACCGCCCGCTGCGGCGCGCGACCGTGAGCGTGCTGACCGCGGCGGGCGCGCTGGTGAACGGCATCGCGTCGACGGTGCCGTCGAGCACCGCGTCGAGCAGCCGGTCGAGCGGGCCGGGGTCGGTCGGCCCGACCCAGCGGTACACCGGAACCTCGATCACCTCGGCACCCGCCTCCCGCAACGTGTCCACGAAGTACGGCAACGGCTCGCCGTGCAGCTGCACCGCGATCCGCTGACCGTCCACACCGGACTCGAGAAGGTGCTGGAGCACCTCGGCGTTGCTTTCCGAACGGGGTGAGTACGCCTCCGACAGCCCCGCCGCCCGTACCGCGCCCTTCGCCTTCGGGCCGCGCGCGAGCACCGCGGTGGTCCCCAGCTTGGACAGCAGCGCCTCGCCGAGCCCCCAGCCCTCGGCCGCCTCCATCCAGCCGCGGAACCCGATCCCGGTCGTGGCCACCACGACGTCGGCCGGTTCGTCGAGCAGGCGGCGGGTGGCCGAGTAGAGCTCGGTGTCGTCGGACAGCGGCACGATGCGGATGGCAGGCCCGTACCGGACGGTCGCGCCCTTGCGCACCAGCAGCGCGCCGAGCTCGTCGGCACGGCGGGCCGCGGTGATCCCCGCCACGAACCCGGCCAGCGGCAACGGGCCGTCCATCACGCCGATCCCACGTGCACCAAGCCGTCGGCCACCCGGACCGGGTAGGTGCGCACGCGCACCCCTTCGGCGTCGAGGCATTCACCGGTGCGCAGGTCGAACCGCTCCTTGTAGACCGGCGAAGCCACCACCGGCACGCCACCCGCGTCGCCGACGATGCCGCGCGCGAGCACCGCCGCCCCGCTGCACGGGTCCACATGCGACAGTCCGAACAGGACACCTTCGGCGGTGCGGAACACCGCGACCTGGCTCCCGTCCGGCAGCAGCGCGGCGACGCCGCCGCCGGCCGGCACCGCTTCGAGCGGGCACACTTCGATCCAGGTCAGGCCGCGGGCCTCGGTGAGCACGGTCATCGCGCCGCCACCTCCGGCACGCCGAGCAGGACCGGCACCCGCTGCTCGCGCTCCACCTTGAACGCGATGGTCGGATCCGGTGTCCCCGGCGCGTTGACGAACGAGGTGAACCGCGCGAGCTTGTCCGGGTCCTCCAGCACACCCCGCCATTCGTCCGCGTAGTTGCCGATGTGCTCGGCCATGGCCGCCTCCAAGTCCGCGCAGATGCCGAGGCTGTCGTCCACGATCACCGCGCGCAGGTGTTCGAGGCCGCCTTCGAGTTCCTCGATCCACGGCGCGGTGCGCTGCAGCCGGTCGGCGGTGCGCACGTAGAACATCAGGTACCTGTCGATGATCCGCACCAGCTCGTCGTGGTCCACATCGGACACCAGCAGCTCGGCGTGCCTCGGTGTGGCGCCGCCGTTGCCGCCGACGTAGAGGTTCCAGCCGTGCTCGGTGGCGATCACGCCGAAGTCCTTGCCACGGGCCTCCGCGCATTCCCGCGCGCAGCCGGACACCCCGGCCTTGAGCTTGTGCGGTGAGCGCAGGCCGCGGTAACGCAGCTCCAGCTCCACCGCGAGGCCGACGCTGTCCTGCACGCCGTAGCGGCACCACGTCGAGCCGACGCACGACTTCACCGTGCGCAGCGCCTTCCCGTAAGCGTGCCCGGATTCGAACCCGGCGTCCACCAGCCGCCGCCACACGAACGGGAGCTGGTCGACGGTGGCGCCGAACAGGTCGATGCGCTGACCGCCGGTGATCTTCGTGTACAGCCCGAACTCCTTCGCCACCTCGCCGAGCACGATGAGCTTGTCCGGGGTGATCTCGCCGCCGGGGACCCTCGGCACCACCGAGTAGGTCCCGTTGCGCTGCATGTTCGCCAGGAACCGGTCGTTGGTGTCCTGCAGGGTCGCCTGCTCCCCGCCGAGGATGTGCCCGTTGCCCAGCGTCGCCAGGATCGAGGCGACCGCGGGCTTGCACACCGCGCACCCGGTGCCGGTGCCGTGCCGCTCGATCACCTCGCTGAAGGTGCCGATCCTGGTCGCGCGGATGATCTCGAACAGTTCCGCGCGCGACTGCGCGAAGTGCTCGCACAACGCCTTGGACTGCTCGAC is part of the Amycolatopsis sp. CA-230715 genome and encodes:
- a CDS encoding LysE family translocator codes for the protein MSIEFLVTALIVTVSPGTGVLYTLAAGLSRGWRASVVAALGCTIGIVPHLAATVLGLAALLHTSPVVFDVLKYAGVAYLLYVAWGTLTERGALQVDEAASPPSPVRIAGTAVLVNILNPKLSIFFLAFLPQFVAAADPAPVARMLELGAVFMALTFVVFAGYGLVAAAVRDKVLSRPSVLRWMRRTFAGAFVALGVKLAFTSL
- a CDS encoding B3/B4 domain-containing protein, producing MAPFFLRHDDAVWAAHPGLRAVAVVVDDVLGLGDTTARQEALRPGVDARVAERAESEMSEIAAWRDAFAKMGLKPTQYRCASEALLRRYRKHGGMPARHPLVDYLNFVSMRFAIPVAALDVDRIAGGLAIRPAHGTEKYETFQGTAEHPAPGEIVYVDEDGHAHSRRWAFRQSARSVVTDRTDRVLVVAEALHDTASEDLGALARELADGLGVHCGQSMRIAPDARRFDFGFDFDGVRS
- the pdxR gene encoding MocR-like pyridoxine biosynthesis transcription factor PdxR gives rise to the protein MNRSNGDTVQRSITPGSDFLQLDVRQAPAGGLSDWLAGRLRLAVSDGRLPVGSRLPATRTLAAELDVSRGVVTEAYRRLIEDGHAAGRGRGGTVVVAAPVATTAEPGAAAARRDGTPSVFPADPGIEVFDTLRAAPARIDLSPGVPDLGAFPRTSWLRAERAVLNELSAAHFGYGDPRGAPALRLAIATWLARNRGIRADPDEVIVTAGVSQALGLFAQVLRADGRTAMAVEDPSSLGARQHLAHWGLETPPVPVDDGGLVVDALRANGASAVLLTPAHQFPTGAVLDGERRRELMRWAAEGGMVVEDDYDAEHRYDRPPVPALREMLPEQVCYAGSVSKWLAPALRVGWVLAPTRYHDAIVAAKRYADLGNPVLAQLVLARLMDSGEMERQLRFARRRNRRRRDAMIEAIGAFLPGATVHGAAAGLHLMVTFDTDLSDVDLAARALARGVKAQPLSWHAQLPSKPGLVLGYAARTPTEIGDGIAALGRVVAEA
- a CDS encoding sigma-70 family RNA polymerase sigma factor — its product is MPHDRLTDERTTDLALAAARGDRPALEAWVRATQADVWRFLAHRTNPALADDLTQETYLRAFGSLSRFAGRSSSRTWLLSIARRVVVDQIRAASSRPKVADADWESAAEGMAARDRGTAGFEDMIELGALLDTLDDDRREALVLTQFLGLSYAEAAEVSGCPVGTVRSRVSRAREDLLRARDERDDTAI
- a CDS encoding zf-HC2 domain-containing protein, translated to MVSCELFREALSARIDGESGPLPAEKVDQHLDACAACRRWYDDSVALRRSMLLRAAPAVPDLTAVILENSPPPPREKWGLRMALGLVALVQCALAFAQLLGMSTGAHGGHLGVLDGHLINEGAAWNLAVGIGLLWAALRTKAAGGQLPLIGGFVLVLTVISVVDVVGDRVTPERLASHGFVVLGLVLLVAVHRAHRADPSPGPVLADAEHTGEPTVTTHGALALLDTAEAAEPDRRSRRRPAGRHRAA
- a CDS encoding alpha/beta hydrolase family protein, whose product is MRTLFAVPALALAVMATAPALPVEAARDTVRLALPRPTGLLPVGTTSFALRDDARADPWVPGERRHLMVTMWYPARERTGTAAPYLSRAESAALTAEFGVTPPDVLTHVRTNSLVDARPLGWRAPLVVLSPGFRMPRATLSSLAEELASRGYVVAGIGHDHEAVATTFPDGRTTGCDACAHPDPDRISAGRAADVSFVLDRLTGPRPVWGGGKLIDAGRIALAGHSAGGNTVVPAMRADPRIAAGVTMDGISGVSAVGTDRPYLMLGAPENAPGSPFWDRAWSASTGWKRWLTFDGAQHYSFSDAVLLADQLDGDPNEALPGARGVELMRAYVGAFADRHLRGCPEPLFDGPSARYPEARYWRP
- a CDS encoding alpha/beta fold hydrolase, with translation MRSDVVRTRLGPIECAREGDGLPVLVLHGTPGGVDAAGLMAGFLPRPEFSPILVSRPGYLGTELGARRTVDEQADLLVALLDELGIDRAALLSWSGGGPVGYRIAARHPGRVRALVAFAALSKGFAEPPAPLLDRVLFGTGVGQWLLRTAGALLPRAYVTGALDNEGNLSRDQLRAQANAVLADPAQRAFLLSLIPTTARTGARKAGCDNDFEQFAAFDPHDLGSIAAPTLIVHGDADTDVPPDHGAHAAAAIPGARLRTVEAGTHLCLYAHPEAETVQREVTDFLRTS
- a CDS encoding sirohydrochlorin chelatase, encoding MIVLAAHGTRDPAGAVVVAELAGLVRSRGVPVRVAYADVREPDVTTVLDSLGGRPAVVVPAFLAAGYHVRADIPAQVAASGHPAVTVAAPLGPAAELLDVACLRLRAAGYRQGDTVLLAAAGSSDDRALADVRRAARAMAARLETPVRIGYAATASPTVAEVAEVAREAGGRVAVASWLLAPGLFQRRVQDSGADVVADPLGAHPRVADLVLRRYFTALADAA
- a CDS encoding uroporphyrinogen-III synthase, with product MDGPLPLAGFVAGITAARRADELGALLVRKGATVRYGPAIRIVPLSDDTELYSATRRLLDEPADVVVATTGIGFRGWMEAAEGWGLGEALLSKLGTTAVLARGPKAKGAVRAAGLSEAYSPRSESNAEVLQHLLESGVDGQRIAVQLHGEPLPYFVDTLREAGAEVIEVPVYRWVGPTDPGPLDRLLDAVLDGTVDAMPFTSAPAAVSTLTVARRSGRLPALVDALTHRVLVACVGPITAGPLAALGIPTVQPDRSRIGALARTVSQALMDRSPRLYAAGRTLELRGQAALVDGELREVAPAPMAVLRALAVKPGHVVSRRELTMALPGGGEEHAVETAIGRLRTSLGEGRLVQTVVKRGYRLAVKEEGS
- the nirD gene encoding nitrite reductase small subunit NirD, translated to MTVLTEARGLTWIEVCPLEAVPAGGGVAALLPDGSQVAVFRTAEGVLFGLSHVDPCSGAAVLARGIVGDAGGVPVVASPVYKERFDLRTGECLDAEGVRVRTYPVRVADGLVHVGSA